One region of Pseudoalteromonas galatheae genomic DNA includes:
- a CDS encoding amidohydrolase family protein, with product MSFFKTPLAIAIGAAVISLAQPASADDAVTAAQAEEKSTKGWDVLNPPGEKQTITIDTNETTWSNLDVSPDGKHIVFDMLGDLYIMPIGGGKATALTADMGWNIQPKFSPDGKYIAFISDRAGGDNLWVMDVDGQNLRQVSKEVNNLIHNPAWSPDGQYIAVKQGQVTGRTIPAGSIRMYHISGGKGVLVRERLHGTSSQKNVAEPAFSHDGKKIYYSVDATSGVRWEYNKNSLDSVFEIRSWDLATGEEETVIRGAGGAIRPTVSPDGKSIAFVKREDNSNEMVSALYIKDLRSGIETRVYSGLDRDLQEANGAHGNTPSFAYTPDGKSLVFWAKGVFNRVNIESKEVSIIPTRVVAEKQITPALRFAVDVAPDTFKIKLARWSQISPDGETALFQALGYLYIKDIESGKVRRLTKQTNHFEFYPSYSRDGKSIVYTTWNDKDLGAIRVVSATGGKGKVITQEPGHYISPSFSPDGKNVLFKKVTGGYLLSGDWSMHPGIYLIDAKGGEAKRIIKNGDNPHFGADSERIYFSTMSDETHRELKSVNLNGQEERSHFKGDYVFDFKVSPNGQYVAFIEHFNTFVAPFTSTGKALSINKGEKAFPVKQVSKYSGDFLNWKADSSALTWAFGPTLYQRKLTDTFAFVDGASDNTDELTAEGIDLSFEQKADKPEGMIALVGGKVVTMRNAENEQEIIDNGVILIKENRIVAVGKQGELDVPSTAKVMDISGKTVIPGLIDAHAHGSYGSRNLQPQQNWNQYSNLSFGVTTIHDPSNDSGEVFSMAELQKAGLTVAPRTYSVGRILYAGNAPGYKTPISNLEDAEFHVKRLKDAGAISVKSYNHPRRETRQQVLEAAKNMEIMVVPEGGSKFQHNMNMIIDGHTGVEHALPIANIYSDIEQMWGQTNVGFTPTFAVAYGGIAGEEYWYHHTNVWENERLMSFVPEYIVKPRSIRPSKAPERHYNHINVAKTAKQLRDKGVTVHIGAHGQREGLAAHWELWSMAQGGFTPWQALRSGTIDGARYLGLDRDLGTIEQGKLADLAIIDGDVLSNIRESEKVAYTVINGRIYDAATMNEIGNYDNKRQPFFFENGVQTQMHPATAEYMEEKAHTYHWKH from the coding sequence ATGTCATTTTTTAAAACCCCCCTAGCGATTGCTATCGGTGCAGCTGTGATTAGTTTAGCTCAACCAGCCAGCGCTGATGATGCTGTTACAGCCGCGCAAGCAGAAGAAAAATCAACTAAAGGCTGGGATGTGCTCAACCCACCAGGCGAAAAGCAAACCATCACCATTGATACTAACGAAACCACCTGGAGTAACTTAGATGTTAGTCCTGATGGTAAGCACATCGTCTTTGATATGCTTGGCGACCTTTACATCATGCCAATTGGCGGCGGTAAAGCAACAGCACTCACAGCAGATATGGGCTGGAACATTCAACCTAAGTTTTCCCCTGACGGTAAATACATCGCGTTTATCTCTGATCGCGCAGGCGGTGACAACCTGTGGGTGATGGACGTTGACGGTCAAAATCTACGCCAGGTGTCAAAAGAAGTAAATAACCTTATTCATAACCCGGCATGGTCACCAGATGGTCAATATATTGCGGTAAAACAGGGTCAAGTAACAGGCCGTACCATCCCAGCAGGTTCAATACGCATGTATCACATCAGTGGTGGTAAAGGCGTATTAGTTCGCGAACGTCTGCATGGTACAAGCTCTCAAAAGAACGTTGCAGAACCCGCGTTTTCTCACGACGGTAAAAAAATCTATTACTCAGTTGACGCAACCTCAGGCGTACGCTGGGAGTATAATAAAAACTCGCTCGACTCTGTTTTTGAAATTCGTAGTTGGGATTTAGCTACAGGTGAAGAAGAAACCGTGATCCGTGGTGCCGGAGGTGCTATTCGCCCAACCGTTAGCCCTGACGGTAAATCAATTGCGTTTGTTAAGCGCGAAGACAACAGCAACGAAATGGTCAGCGCTTTATACATCAAAGATTTACGTTCAGGTATTGAGACTCGTGTATATTCAGGGCTTGACCGTGATTTGCAAGAAGCCAATGGTGCACATGGTAACACGCCTTCTTTTGCTTACACGCCAGATGGTAAATCCCTGGTTTTTTGGGCAAAAGGGGTATTCAACCGCGTCAATATAGAGTCAAAAGAGGTGAGCATCATCCCTACTCGTGTTGTTGCTGAAAAACAGATTACACCGGCACTGCGTTTTGCTGTGGATGTTGCACCTGATACTTTTAAAATTAAACTCGCGCGCTGGTCGCAAATTTCTCCAGATGGTGAAACTGCGCTATTCCAAGCGCTTGGCTACCTTTACATAAAAGACATTGAGTCAGGTAAAGTAAGGCGCCTCACTAAACAAACCAACCACTTTGAGTTCTACCCAAGCTACTCTCGCGATGGTAAGTCTATCGTCTACACGACGTGGAATGACAAAGACTTAGGCGCGATACGTGTTGTATCTGCAACTGGCGGTAAGGGTAAAGTGATCACCCAAGAACCAGGTCACTATATCTCCCCTAGTTTTTCACCTGATGGTAAAAACGTGCTATTTAAAAAGGTCACGGGTGGCTACTTGTTAAGTGGCGATTGGTCAATGCACCCAGGTATTTATCTGATTGATGCCAAAGGCGGCGAAGCAAAGCGCATTATTAAAAATGGTGATAATCCTCACTTTGGAGCCGACTCAGAGCGCATTTACTTCTCAACAATGAGTGACGAAACACATCGTGAGCTTAAAAGTGTTAACCTCAATGGCCAAGAAGAACGTAGCCACTTCAAAGGTGATTACGTCTTTGATTTTAAAGTCTCTCCAAACGGCCAATACGTGGCATTTATCGAGCACTTCAATACCTTTGTTGCACCTTTTACCAGTACAGGTAAAGCCCTATCAATTAACAAGGGTGAGAAAGCTTTCCCAGTTAAGCAAGTGTCAAAGTACTCTGGTGATTTCCTAAATTGGAAAGCGGATAGCAGCGCGCTAACTTGGGCATTTGGTCCCACACTTTATCAACGCAAACTGACTGACACTTTCGCTTTCGTCGATGGTGCATCTGACAACACCGACGAGCTAACCGCTGAAGGCATTGACTTAAGTTTTGAGCAAAAAGCAGATAAGCCTGAAGGTATGATTGCGCTAGTCGGCGGTAAAGTAGTGACTATGCGTAACGCTGAGAACGAACAAGAAATCATCGACAATGGTGTTATTCTGATCAAAGAGAATCGCATCGTTGCGGTCGGTAAGCAAGGTGAACTAGACGTTCCTAGCACAGCTAAAGTGATGGATATTAGCGGTAAAACCGTGATCCCAGGACTTATCGATGCCCACGCACATGGCAGCTACGGCAGCCGTAACCTGCAACCACAACAGAACTGGAATCAATACTCAAACTTGAGCTTCGGTGTGACAACTATCCATGATCCTTCCAATGACTCTGGTGAGGTGTTCTCAATGGCTGAGTTGCAAAAAGCAGGTCTCACCGTGGCCCCAAGAACCTACTCTGTCGGCCGTATCTTATATGCTGGCAATGCACCTGGCTACAAAACACCTATCAGCAACCTTGAAGACGCTGAATTCCATGTTAAACGTTTAAAAGACGCAGGCGCTATTTCGGTGAAGAGTTACAATCACCCTCGTCGTGAGACGCGTCAACAAGTGTTGGAGGCGGCAAAAAACATGGAAATCATGGTTGTACCTGAAGGTGGCTCAAAATTCCAACACAACATGAACATGATAATCGATGGTCACACAGGTGTTGAACATGCCTTACCGATTGCGAATATTTACTCTGATATCGAACAAATGTGGGGGCAAACAAACGTTGGCTTTACTCCGACTTTTGCTGTTGCCTACGGCGGTATTGCTGGTGAAGAATATTGGTATCATCACACCAATGTATGGGAAAACGAGCGCTTGATGAGCTTTGTTCCTGAATATATAGTCAAACCAAGGTCAATTCGCCCAAGCAAAGCGCCTGAACGTCACTACAACCACATTAATGTCGCTAAAACTGCGAAACAGTTGCGTGATAAAGGTGTTACTGTACACATTGGTGCTCACGGCCAACGGGAAGGTTTAGCAGCACATTGGGAGTTATGGTCAATGGCCCAAGGTGGCTTTACCCCATGGCAGGCGCTTCGTAGTGGTACTATCGATGGCGCGAGATATTTAGGGCTAGATCGCGACCTTGGCACGATTGAACAAGGGAAACTAGCTGACCTTGCCATCATTGATGGAGATGTACTTTCTAATATTCGTGAATCAGAAAAAGTTGCCTACACCGTGATCAATGGCCGTATCTATGATGCAGCGACCATGAATGAAATTGGTAACTATGATAATAAACGCCAGCCTTTCTTCTTTGAAAATGGCGTACAAACACAAATGCACCCAGCAACCGCTGAGTACATGGAAGAAAAAGCCCATACCTATCACTGGAAACATTAA